In one Nevskiales bacterium genomic region, the following are encoded:
- a CDS encoding efflux RND transporter periplasmic adaptor subunit, which translates to MRKIIPLVVLALLAAGVYGWRQRGSSPSPANAAAPAAVNTRATAVAVEAEPVTVGPLAQEITAVGALRANESVVLRPEIAGRVARISLEEGAPVRRGQLLLVLDDAVYRAELAQAEANLDRSRRLRDSGSKLFADNYISSTEMDALQTAVKVDEAAVALARARLDKTRITAPFDGVLGLRRVSVGDYLNPGQDIANLEDITPIKLDFRVPETYLAVLRTGQALSVRVDAFPDQVFTGQVVAIDPRVAAEDRSVAIRGELPNADARLRPGLFARVNLVLDTRTGALTVPEQAIVPQGDGHFVYRVIEGKAVRTPVTLGLRQAGRVEILSGLGAGDVVVTAGHLKLADGKPVSVIQPPPAAAAAVAAP; encoded by the coding sequence ATGAGAAAAATCATCCCCCTGGTGGTCCTGGCCCTGCTTGCCGCGGGGGTCTACGGCTGGCGGCAGCGCGGCAGCAGCCCGTCGCCGGCCAATGCGGCGGCGCCAGCCGCGGTCAATACCCGGGCCACTGCGGTTGCGGTCGAGGCCGAGCCGGTCACGGTGGGGCCGCTGGCGCAGGAGATCACCGCCGTCGGCGCGCTGCGCGCCAACGAGTCGGTCGTGCTGCGTCCCGAGATCGCCGGGCGCGTGGCGCGCATCAGCCTGGAGGAGGGCGCGCCGGTGCGCCGCGGGCAGCTGCTGCTGGTGCTGGACGACGCCGTGTACCGCGCCGAGCTGGCGCAGGCCGAGGCCAACCTCGACCGCAGCCGTCGGCTGCGCGACAGCGGCAGCAAGCTGTTCGCCGACAACTACATCAGCAGCACGGAAATGGACGCCCTGCAGACCGCGGTCAAGGTGGACGAGGCGGCGGTGGCGCTGGCGCGCGCGCGCCTGGACAAAACCCGCATCACCGCGCCCTTCGACGGCGTGCTCGGGCTGCGGCGCGTGAGCGTGGGCGATTATCTCAATCCCGGCCAGGACATCGCCAACCTCGAGGACATCACCCCCATCAAGCTGGATTTCCGCGTGCCGGAGACCTATCTCGCGGTGCTGCGGACCGGCCAGGCTCTGAGCGTGCGCGTGGATGCGTTCCCGGACCAGGTCTTCACCGGGCAAGTGGTCGCGATCGACCCGCGCGTCGCGGCCGAGGACCGCAGCGTCGCCATCCGCGGCGAGCTGCCCAACGCCGACGCGCGCCTGCGGCCCGGCCTGTTCGCGCGCGTGAACCTGGTGCTGGACACGCGTACCGGGGCCCTGACCGTGCCGGAACAGGCGATCGTGCCGCAGGGCGACGGGCATTTCGTCTATCGCGTGATCGAGGGCAAGGCCGTGCGCACGCCGGTGACGCTGGGCCTGCGCCAGGCCGGGCGCGTGGAGATTCTCTCCGGGCTGGGCGCGGGTGACGTGGTCGTCACCGCCGGGCACCTCAAGCTGGCGGACGGCAAGCCGGTCAGCGTCATCCAGCCGCCACCGGCCGCGGCGGCTGCGGTGGCGGCGCCCTAG
- a CDS encoding efflux RND transporter permease subunit: MVLSDVCIRRPVFATVLSLLLVLVGLIAYQRLSVREYPNIDPPVITVETRYRGASAEIVETQVTKVLEESLAGIDGIDIMTSISREEQSQITVTFKLNRDPDGAASDVRDRVGRMRQQLPDEIDEPVIQKTEADANPIIWVALSSDRHTPLEVSDTADRVVKDRLQTLPGVALVRIFGERRYAMRLYLDPERLAGHGLTVQDVEDALRAQNVELPAGRIESRQREFTVLSATDLNTPQEFNDLIIRESDPARGAYLVRLRDVGRAELGPADERRIARFNGRDAIGMGVIKQATANPLDVSRAVRGVLPEVQRILPEGMRIDVANDTSLFIERSIENVYESIGEAIVLVVLIIFFFLRSFRATLIPLVTIPVSLIGSFAIMYLAGFSVNTLTLLAMVLAIGLVVDDAIVMLENIHRHVEQGMPPLQAARVGSKEIGFAVIAMTLTLAAVFAPVGFLVGTTGRLFTEFAWTLAATVLVSGFVALSLSPMMCSRLLRHEERHGAVYNVIEGRIDALTQAYRRLLLRGLDSRLLVLMVGGLVAASAVWLFTSIKEELAPTEDRGNIVGRFVAPEGATVEYTDRYARQIEQYALALPEVNRAFVVSGFPTVTEGIAIIRLVDWAERERSQQDLVRELGPKLQALPGVQAFAVNPPSLGQQIRNRPLEVVIKTTDSYEALAVAVDRMMQRIAENPGIQGPDTDLKLNKPQIRVSLDRDKAAAMGVDVATVGRTLETLLGGRQVTRFKQAGEQYDVIVQLADADRRTPADVNRLYVRGSEGAMIPLSNLVSLRESVAPKELNHFSQLRAARISANLAPDYALGEALAYVEAVAQEQLPPSMQLDYAGLSREFKQSSAELYFTFLLALAFIYLVLAAQFESFVDPLIIMLTVPLSMAGALLMLKLTGGTLNIYSKVGLITLIGLITKHGILIVEFANQLQAAGRNIHDAVVEAAVLRLRPILMTTGAMVLGALPLAIATGAGAESRQAIGGVIIGGLLVGTFFTLFVIPAVYTLIARRHERIEGEAEPTIV; encoded by the coding sequence GTGGTCCTGTCCGACGTCTGCATCCGCCGGCCGGTGTTCGCCACCGTGCTGAGCCTGCTGCTGGTGCTGGTGGGGCTGATCGCCTACCAGCGCCTGAGCGTGCGCGAGTATCCCAATATCGATCCGCCGGTGATCACGGTCGAGACGCGCTATCGCGGCGCCAGCGCCGAAATCGTCGAGACCCAGGTCACCAAGGTGCTCGAGGAATCGCTCGCGGGCATCGACGGCATCGACATCATGACCTCGATCAGCCGCGAGGAACAAAGCCAGATCACGGTCACCTTCAAGCTCAACCGCGACCCGGACGGCGCCGCCAGCGACGTGCGCGACCGCGTGGGACGCATGCGCCAGCAGCTGCCGGACGAGATCGACGAGCCGGTGATCCAGAAGACCGAGGCCGACGCCAACCCGATCATCTGGGTCGCGCTGTCCAGCGACCGGCATACGCCGCTGGAGGTCAGCGACACGGCCGATCGTGTGGTCAAGGACCGGCTGCAGACCCTGCCCGGCGTGGCGCTGGTGCGCATCTTCGGCGAGCGCCGCTACGCGATGCGCCTGTACCTGGATCCCGAGCGGCTGGCCGGGCACGGCCTGACCGTGCAGGACGTGGAGGACGCACTGCGCGCGCAGAACGTGGAGCTGCCGGCCGGGCGCATCGAGAGCCGCCAGCGCGAGTTCACGGTGCTGTCCGCCACCGACCTCAATACGCCGCAGGAATTCAACGACCTCATCATCCGCGAGAGCGACCCGGCCCGCGGCGCCTACCTGGTGCGGCTGCGCGACGTCGGCCGCGCCGAACTGGGGCCGGCCGACGAGCGGCGCATCGCGCGCTTCAACGGCCGGGACGCGATCGGCATGGGCGTCATCAAGCAGGCCACCGCCAACCCGCTGGACGTGTCACGTGCGGTGCGCGGGGTGCTGCCGGAGGTGCAGCGCATCCTGCCCGAGGGCATGCGCATCGACGTCGCCAACGACACCAGCCTGTTCATCGAGCGCTCGATCGAGAACGTGTACGAATCCATCGGCGAGGCGATCGTGCTGGTGGTGCTGATCATCTTTTTCTTCCTGCGCTCGTTCCGCGCCACGCTCATCCCGCTGGTGACCATCCCGGTGTCGCTGATCGGCAGCTTCGCGATCATGTACTTGGCGGGCTTCAGCGTGAATACGCTCACGCTGCTGGCGATGGTGCTGGCCATCGGCCTGGTGGTGGACGACGCCATCGTCATGCTCGAGAACATCCACCGCCACGTGGAGCAGGGCATGCCGCCCCTGCAGGCGGCCCGGGTGGGCAGCAAGGAAATCGGTTTTGCCGTCATCGCCATGACCCTGACGCTGGCGGCGGTGTTCGCGCCGGTCGGCTTCCTGGTCGGCACCACCGGGCGGCTGTTCACCGAGTTCGCCTGGACGCTGGCGGCGACGGTGCTGGTGTCGGGCTTCGTGGCGCTGAGCCTGTCGCCGATGATGTGCTCGCGCCTGCTGCGCCACGAAGAACGGCACGGCGCGGTGTACAACGTCATCGAAGGCCGCATCGACGCCCTGACCCAGGCTTACCGGCGCCTGCTGCTGCGCGGGCTCGATTCGCGCCTGCTGGTGCTGATGGTCGGCGGCCTGGTGGCGGCCTCGGCGGTATGGCTGTTCACCAGCATCAAGGAGGAGCTGGCGCCGACCGAGGACCGCGGCAACATCGTCGGCCGCTTCGTCGCGCCCGAGGGCGCGACCGTCGAGTACACCGACCGCTACGCGCGCCAGATCGAGCAGTACGCCCTGGCGCTGCCCGAGGTCAACCGCGCCTTCGTGGTGTCGGGTTTCCCCACCGTGACCGAGGGCATCGCCATCATCCGTCTGGTGGACTGGGCCGAGCGCGAGCGCAGCCAGCAGGACCTGGTGCGCGAGCTGGGGCCCAAGCTGCAGGCGCTGCCTGGCGTGCAGGCCTTCGCCGTCAACCCGCCCTCGCTCGGCCAGCAGATCCGCAATCGGCCGCTGGAGGTCGTCATCAAGACCACCGACAGCTACGAGGCGCTGGCCGTGGCCGTGGATCGCATGATGCAGCGGATCGCGGAGAACCCCGGCATCCAGGGGCCGGATACCGACCTCAAGCTCAACAAGCCGCAGATCCGTGTCAGCCTGGACCGCGACAAGGCCGCCGCGATGGGCGTGGATGTCGCCACCGTGGGCCGCACGCTCGAAACCCTGCTCGGTGGCCGGCAGGTGACCCGCTTCAAGCAGGCCGGCGAGCAGTACGACGTGATCGTGCAGCTGGCCGATGCCGACCGGCGCACGCCCGCCGACGTCAACCGTCTGTACGTGCGCGGCAGCGAGGGCGCCATGATCCCGCTGTCCAACCTGGTCAGCCTGCGCGAGTCGGTGGCGCCCAAGGAGCTCAACCACTTCAGCCAGCTGCGCGCGGCGCGCATCAGCGCCAACCTGGCGCCCGACTACGCGCTGGGCGAGGCGCTGGCGTACGTCGAGGCGGTGGCGCAGGAACAACTGCCGCCGTCCATGCAGCTCGACTATGCGGGCCTGTCGCGCGAGTTCAAGCAGTCTAGCGCGGAACTGTACTTCACCTTCCTGCTGGCGCTGGCCTTCATCTACCTGGTGCTGGCGGCGCAGTTCGAGAGCTTCGTGGACCCGCTGATCATCATGCTCACCGTGCCGCTGTCCATGGCCGGTGCGCTGCTCATGCTCAAACTCACCGGTGGTACGCTCAACATCTACAGCAAGGTCGGCCTGATCACCCTGATCGGCCTGATCACCAAGCACGGCATCCTGATCGTGGAGTTCGCCAACCAGCTGCAGGCCGCCGGGCGCAATATCCACGACGCCGTGGTCGAGGCCGCGGTGCTGCGCCTGCGTCCGATCCTGATGACCACCGGCGCCATGGTGCTGGGCGCGCTGCCGCTGGCGATCGCAACAGGCGCCGGCGCCGAGAGTCGCCAGGCCATCGGCGGTGTCATCATCGGCGGCCTGCTGGTCGGCACCTTCTTCACGCTGTTTGTGATCCCCGCCGTCTACACCCTGATCGCGCGTCGCCACGAACGCATCGAGGGCGAGGCGGAGCCGACGATCGTCTGA
- the rlmJ gene encoding 23S rRNA (adenine(2030)-N(6))-methyltransferase RlmJ → MFGYRHAFHAGNFADVFKHVILVQLLRALQKKDKPFWVLDTHAGAGRYDLGSAEARKVGEYREGIARLWERSGLSPELRDYREQVAAFNPDGRLRCYPGSPRLIQRLLRAGDRLVACELHPNEFPVLQAEMAGERNVSIQKLDGYAALKAYLPPKEGRGLLFMDPSFEMDGEFERLKDALRLVQQRWRNGMTAIWYPILHRAPSARFHASVQQMGLPKVLCAELGLAPYDSPQGMHGCGLLIVNPPWQLDVTLQRVLPELLEILRTGPQAQTRVEWLAD, encoded by the coding sequence ATGTTCGGTTACCGCCACGCTTTCCACGCCGGCAACTTCGCCGACGTCTTCAAGCATGTGATCCTGGTGCAGCTGCTGCGCGCGCTGCAGAAGAAGGACAAGCCCTTCTGGGTGCTCGACACGCACGCCGGCGCCGGGCGCTACGACCTGGGCTCGGCCGAGGCACGCAAGGTCGGCGAGTACCGCGAGGGCATTGCGCGGCTGTGGGAACGGTCCGGGCTCTCGCCCGAACTGCGCGACTATCGCGAACAGGTCGCGGCCTTCAATCCGGACGGCCGGCTGCGCTGCTATCCCGGCTCACCCAGGCTGATCCAGCGCCTGCTGCGCGCGGGCGACCGGCTGGTGGCCTGCGAGCTGCATCCCAACGAGTTCCCGGTGCTGCAGGCCGAGATGGCGGGCGAGCGTAATGTCAGCATCCAGAAGCTCGACGGTTATGCAGCCTTGAAAGCCTACCTGCCGCCGAAGGAGGGGCGCGGGCTGCTGTTCATGGACCCGTCCTTCGAGATGGACGGCGAGTTCGAGCGGCTCAAGGACGCGCTGCGGCTGGTGCAACAGCGCTGGCGCAACGGCATGACCGCGATCTGGTACCCGATCCTGCATCGTGCGCCGAGCGCGCGCTTCCACGCCAGTGTGCAGCAGATGGGCCTGCCCAAGGTCCTGTGCGCCGAGCTGGGGCTGGCGCCCTACGACAGCCCCCAGGGCATGCACGGCTGCGGCCTGCTGATCGTCAACCCGCCCTGGCAGCTGGACGTGACGCTGCAGCGGGTCCTGCCGGAGCTGCTGGAGATCCTCAGGACCGGCCCGCAGGCACAGACGCGGGTGGAGTGGCTCGCGGACTGA
- a CDS encoding alpha/beta fold hydrolase: MKLSIRMLCIVGGAALLLAQGAAGAVCRDNVVLVHGNARYPSDFNNTYNELLSRGYSSSQVYRPSWGSKSCPACNDHSGSEETPVRDAISNAIAASCTGKIDVIGHSMGATLAAKQIIDLGKAAQVDTFIGIASAYRGLWSCGTYPYQYPTTTCGYWGLSVNSPFLNWLYGKTLGTDVYSFLSWQDEVICSTGVCTVGGVHSSAIAGADAHYVFALGHFGLLYYTDDTQVDLIQ, from the coding sequence ATGAAGCTGTCAATCCGCATGCTGTGCATCGTCGGCGGGGCCGCGCTGCTGCTGGCACAGGGCGCAGCCGGCGCGGTGTGCCGCGACAACGTGGTGCTGGTGCACGGCAACGCACGCTACCCGAGCGATTTCAACAATACCTACAACGAACTGCTCAGCCGCGGCTACAGTTCCAGCCAGGTCTACCGGCCGAGCTGGGGATCGAAGAGCTGCCCGGCCTGCAACGACCACAGTGGCAGCGAGGAAACGCCGGTGCGCGACGCCATCAGCAACGCGATCGCCGCTTCCTGCACCGGCAAGATCGACGTCATCGGCCATTCCATGGGCGCCACGCTCGCGGCCAAGCAGATCATCGACCTGGGCAAGGCTGCGCAGGTGGATACCTTCATCGGCATCGCCAGCGCCTATCGCGGGCTGTGGTCCTGCGGCACCTATCCCTACCAGTATCCGACCACGACCTGCGGCTACTGGGGGCTGTCGGTCAACAGCCCGTTCCTGAACTGGCTGTACGGCAAGACCCTCGGTACGGACGTGTATTCCTTCCTGAGCTGGCAGGATGAGGTGATCTGCTCGACCGGTGTGTGCACCGTCGGCGGGGTGCATTCCAGCGCGATCGCCGGCGCGGACGCGCACTACGTGTTCGCGCTCGGCCATTTCGGGCTGCTCTATTACACCGACGATACCCAGGTGGACCTGATCCAGTAG
- a CDS encoding MFS transporter, giving the protein MSGQRTVVASVIVAALGYFVDLYDIVIFGVVRVASLDELGITGAANTAWGIDLLNLQMIGMLIGGLFWGVIGDKFGRRFALLATITVYSLANIANGFVTTVEQYAVLRFIAGVGLAGELGAGVTLVAEILPARFRGYGTTVISFLGLVGALTASFVGGYLHWRTAYFVGGGMGLAVLAGRWWVLRESAMFDAHKAQARGQGDLRLLFGRLDSFGRFLAVIAVGVPIWYVSALFVNFSPELGRALNLAGPLPVADVLRWQATGLALGSAASGLISEWLKNRRGVVFGFIAGMMALTAVLLSLEGRTPQLYCVLMFVMGLAQGYWTVFMTLSAEQFGVNIRATVTTSVPNFVRAMVVPVTLLLKLLLPGMGLIKAVLLIGVAVYALALLALYSLKETYGKDLDYFE; this is encoded by the coding sequence ATGAGCGGGCAGCGCACGGTTGTCGCTTCGGTGATTGTCGCGGCGCTCGGCTATTTCGTCGACCTGTACGACATCGTCATCTTCGGCGTGGTGCGCGTCGCCAGCCTCGACGAGCTGGGCATCACCGGCGCGGCCAACACCGCCTGGGGCATCGACCTGCTCAATCTGCAGATGATCGGCATGCTGATCGGCGGCCTGTTCTGGGGCGTGATCGGCGACAAGTTCGGGCGCCGTTTTGCGCTGCTGGCGACGATCACGGTCTATTCGCTGGCCAACATCGCCAACGGCTTCGTCACCACGGTCGAACAGTACGCCGTGCTGCGCTTCATCGCCGGCGTCGGCCTGGCGGGCGAGCTGGGCGCGGGCGTCACACTGGTGGCGGAGATCCTGCCGGCGCGCTTCCGCGGTTACGGCACCACGGTCATCTCCTTCCTCGGCCTGGTCGGCGCGCTCACCGCCTCCTTCGTCGGCGGCTATCTGCACTGGCGCACCGCCTATTTCGTCGGCGGCGGCATGGGCCTGGCGGTGCTGGCCGGGCGCTGGTGGGTACTGCGCGAGTCGGCCATGTTCGATGCGCACAAGGCGCAGGCCCGGGGCCAGGGTGACCTGCGGCTGCTGTTCGGCCGGCTCGACAGCTTCGGCCGCTTCCTGGCCGTAATCGCGGTGGGCGTGCCGATCTGGTACGTCTCGGCGCTGTTCGTGAACTTCTCGCCCGAGCTCGGGCGGGCGCTGAACCTCGCCGGCCCGCTGCCGGTCGCCGACGTGCTGCGCTGGCAGGCGACCGGGCTCGCGCTCGGCAGCGCCGCCAGCGGCCTGATCAGCGAGTGGCTCAAGAACCGCCGCGGCGTGGTGTTCGGCTTCATCGCCGGCATGATGGCCCTGACCGCCGTGCTGCTGTCGCTGGAGGGCCGCACGCCGCAGCTTTACTGCGTGCTGATGTTCGTGATGGGGCTGGCGCAGGGCTACTGGACCGTGTTCATGACCCTGTCGGCCGAGCAGTTCGGCGTCAACATCCGCGCCACCGTCACCACCTCAGTGCCCAACTTCGTGCGCGCCATGGTGGTGCCGGTCACCTTGCTGCTGAAGCTGCTGCTGCCCGGCATGGGGCTGATCAAGGCCGTGCTGCTGATCGGCGTCGCCGTTTATGCGCTGGCACTGCTGGCCCTGTATTCGCTCAAGGAGACCTACGGCAAGGACCTGGATTACTTCGAATGA
- a CDS encoding chitobiase/beta-hexosaminidase C-terminal domain-containing protein — translation MLILSIVACAPREVLLPKLGIEVPVLREFPEGFVPPESYQTNQPVTGWGGARPGEPGGVTRTPVIFVHGNTVSARYWLPARDYFKAKGYTGDELWAVGYGWDTVRRFDSNDLAVPTLEKFINSVVNDIHRRTGKRVPQVDVIGHSLGVTVVRQWMKQENAWHRVRNFIGACGANHGVWTARMDARGQNRTVAFELAHGSPWLEQLNRGGEAPGPTRYMTLYDGTGWADVLFPPWSAHSSALKGAYNLAYNLEHGTHYDHLELPRVPETMDAMLKFLGELPPAPDDYPAPRLLHEDARVKTDLKTARVHCATGGEYPSRATAGETEVTLEPGVLTTCFAFDPQSGLASPMQRFKRPRAASAPGAEPLTVSASLPTGVYEDPITVELKASDPEAFIVYTTSGSLPNSGSPLYEKPVYVPGTLTLSAMAIAPDGRRSAPLQLRYVVSLEYQDAVHSLQRQFDPGVDIQP, via the coding sequence ATGCTCATTCTGAGCATCGTCGCCTGCGCGCCGCGCGAGGTGCTCCTGCCGAAACTAGGCATCGAGGTGCCGGTACTGCGCGAGTTCCCGGAAGGCTTCGTGCCGCCGGAGTCCTACCAGACCAACCAGCCGGTGACCGGCTGGGGCGGCGCACGGCCGGGCGAGCCCGGCGGCGTGACGCGCACGCCGGTGATCTTCGTGCACGGCAACACCGTCAGCGCGCGCTACTGGCTGCCGGCCCGCGATTACTTCAAGGCCAAGGGCTATACCGGCGACGAGTTGTGGGCGGTGGGCTATGGCTGGGACACGGTACGGCGCTTCGACAGCAATGACCTGGCCGTGCCGACGCTGGAGAAATTCATCAACAGCGTGGTCAACGATATCCACCGCCGCACCGGCAAGCGCGTGCCGCAGGTGGACGTGATCGGCCATTCGCTGGGCGTGACCGTGGTGCGGCAGTGGATGAAGCAGGAAAACGCCTGGCACCGCGTGCGCAATTTCATCGGCGCCTGCGGCGCCAACCACGGCGTGTGGACCGCGCGCATGGACGCCCGCGGCCAGAACCGCACGGTGGCCTTCGAGCTGGCGCACGGCAGCCCCTGGCTGGAGCAGCTCAACCGCGGCGGCGAGGCGCCGGGGCCGACTCGCTATATGACGCTGTATGACGGCACCGGCTGGGCCGACGTGCTGTTCCCGCCCTGGTCGGCGCACAGCTCCGCGCTCAAGGGCGCCTACAACCTGGCTTACAACCTGGAGCATGGCACCCATTACGACCATCTCGAACTGCCGCGCGTGCCGGAAACGATGGATGCGATGCTCAAGTTCCTCGGCGAGCTGCCGCCGGCACCGGACGACTACCCTGCCCCGCGGCTGCTGCACGAGGACGCGCGCGTCAAGACCGATCTGAAAACTGCGCGGGTGCACTGCGCGACCGGCGGCGAGTATCCCTCGCGCGCCACGGCCGGAGAGACGGAGGTGACGCTGGAACCCGGCGTGCTGACCACCTGCTTTGCGTTCGATCCGCAGAGCGGCCTGGCCAGCCCGATGCAGCGCTTCAAGCGGCCGCGCGCGGCCAGCGCGCCGGGCGCCGAACCGCTGACGGTCAGCGCTTCCCTGCCGACCGGCGTGTATGAAGACCCGATCACGGTGGAGCTGAAAGCCAGCGACCCCGAGGCCTTCATCGTCTATACCACCAGCGGCAGCCTGCCCAACTCCGGCTCGCCGCTGTACGAGAAACCGGTCTATGTGCCCGGTACGCTGACGCTGTCGGCGATGGCCATCGCACCCGATGGACGCAGGTCCGCGCCGCTGCAGCTGCGCTACGTCGTCAGCCTGGAATACCAGGACGCCGTGCACAGCCTGCAGCGCCAGTTCGACCCGGGCGTGGACATCCAGCCATGA
- a CDS encoding transporter: protein MVLRRLAVAALLSGACGLAQAGFIFTPHLAEYSRLPRGQYTEGTFIYTAIDEVYDRNGDKQALGSGAIRGGEEVQASLFLLKYLWIGNVFRDSDVWYLKDHDQFFRVIGTLNHQQATGEVTDLSRRFGMRSGNSGFGDLFVLGGIYGDVHRWGPLQWNGLFATTVKAPVGDYDERSLLNPGTNYWTVAPQLALHQNWFGRLFIDGTISRQFNSENDDPAYGGLVPSEPADVETAEINFTWKFSEKWFADLGLSYRSSVGPNRFENPSINLADQPTTPDTGCANLGIAPPDCPGAVFFLAPQPGTYEDRGTRGVLGTLGFYYIYRSSAVLNARVAVPLSGKGSQIDLPFDVFAPAVAPDGSLRPGPKISEVMTTVNGVQEAAAVSASPYFELRFVYLFWAP, encoded by the coding sequence ATGGTACTGAGAAGACTCGCCGTCGCCGCGCTGCTGTCCGGCGCCTGCGGCCTGGCGCAGGCCGGTTTCATCTTCACGCCGCACCTGGCCGAATACTCGCGCCTGCCGCGCGGCCAGTACACCGAAGGCACCTTCATCTACACCGCCATCGACGAGGTCTACGACCGCAACGGCGACAAGCAGGCGCTCGGCTCCGGCGCCATCCGCGGCGGGGAGGAAGTGCAGGCCTCGCTGTTCCTGCTGAAGTACCTGTGGATCGGCAACGTGTTTCGCGACAGCGATGTGTGGTACCTCAAGGACCACGACCAGTTCTTCCGTGTGATCGGCACGCTCAATCACCAGCAGGCCACTGGCGAGGTCACCGATCTCAGCCGGCGCTTCGGCATGCGCTCGGGCAACAGCGGCTTCGGCGATCTGTTCGTGCTCGGCGGCATCTACGGCGACGTACACCGCTGGGGCCCGCTGCAGTGGAACGGACTGTTCGCCACCACGGTCAAGGCCCCGGTCGGTGACTACGACGAGCGCTCGCTGCTCAACCCGGGCACCAATTACTGGACGGTGGCGCCGCAGCTCGCCCTGCACCAGAACTGGTTCGGGCGGCTGTTCATCGACGGCACGATCTCGCGCCAGTTCAACAGCGAGAACGACGATCCGGCCTATGGCGGGCTGGTGCCTTCCGAGCCGGCCGACGTGGAAACCGCCGAAATCAACTTCACCTGGAAATTCAGCGAGAAGTGGTTCGCCGACCTCGGCCTGTCTTACCGCTCGTCGGTCGGCCCGAACCGCTTCGAGAACCCCAGCATCAATCTGGCGGACCAGCCGACCACGCCGGACACCGGCTGCGCCAACCTCGGCATCGCGCCGCCGGACTGCCCGGGCGCGGTGTTCTTCCTGGCGCCCCAGCCCGGCACCTACGAGGATCGCGGGACGCGCGGCGTGCTCGGCACGCTGGGCTTCTATTACATCTACCGCAGTTCGGCCGTGCTCAACGCCCGCGTGGCGGTGCCGCTGTCCGGCAAGGGCAGCCAGATCGACCTACCTTTCGACGTCTTCGCGCCGGCCGTCGCGCCGGACGGCAGCCTGAGGCCGGGCCCGAAGATCTCGGAAGTCATGACCACGGTGAACGGCGTGCAGGAAGCGGCGGCGGTTTCCGCCTCGCCGTACTTCGAGCTGCGCTTCGTTTACCTGTTCTGGGCGCCGTGA